In a single window of the Marinitoga sp. 38H-ov genome:
- a CDS encoding CoA-binding protein has translation MDVKKIKRIGLVGATTNKSKFGYKILKDLVSKGYDVYPVTPNYEEIDGIKTYKSVTDLPEVDVLNFVVPPSIGLKITKEAYENGFRKFWYQPGAESEEIKEYLESLPDAEYLFHKCIMVETI, from the coding sequence ATTGATGTTAAAAAAATTAAAAGAATTGGTTTAGTGGGCGCTACAACTAATAAATCTAAATTTGGTTATAAAATATTAAAAGATTTAGTGTCTAAAGGTTATGATGTATATCCTGTAACACCGAATTATGAAGAAATTGATGGTATAAAAACATATAAAAGCGTTACTGATTTACCAGAGGTTGATGTATTAAATTTTGTTGTTCCGCCATCAATAGGATTGAAAATTACAAAAGAAGCATATGAAAATGGTTTTAGAAAATTTTGGTATCAACCTGGTGCTGAATCTGAAGAAATAAAAGAGTATTTAGAATCATTGCCTGATGCAGAATATTTGTTTCACAAATGTATAATGGTTGAAACTATTTAA
- a CDS encoding DNA topoisomerase subunit B, giving the protein MNQYSQENIKVLKGLEPVRKRPGMYIGSIGKAGLNHLVYEIVDNSVDEYMNGFCSKIIVKINEDDSIEVMDNGRGIPVGPHPTEKKDTLEVVFTTLHAGGKFDSATYKISGGLHGVGASVVNALSEYLEVWVYRNGKIYYQKYSRGNRLTDVEILGETNKTGTYIKFKPDSEIFENGDIEVEGQIIENRLRELAFLNPGLEIEFIDGKRNKKNNFKYENGISEFLDFLVKRNKKNPIHDIPIFGKGAVKNPRKGYSDIIVEFSMMYTRNDFPHIYSYVNNIRTIEGGEHESAFKSTLTRIINDYAKSHGFLKEKEENFTGEDVREGLIAILSVKLPDPVFEGQTKAKLGSKEVRTAVNDVLSEYLIKYLDSHPKDTKMIFERIKEAARARINARKARDKVKRKSIFENSPLPGKLADCTSTNLDETELFIVEGNSAGGNAKSARDRNFQAILPLRGKIINVEKHDIERLLKNEQVSNIISAIGTGIGDNFNIDKLRYGKIIIMTDADVDGAHIRTLLLALFFRFMPELIKAGRIYAAQPPLYKFKSGKFEKYLYTDEELEAMKKEYPKYTLQRYKGLGEMNADQLWETTMNPEKRKLLKINIEDLVETEEILEILMGSDPSARREFIEEHALKIKELDI; this is encoded by the coding sequence ATGAATCAATATTCACAAGAAAATATTAAAGTTTTAAAGGGATTAGAACCTGTAAGAAAAAGACCTGGTATGTATATAGGTTCTATAGGAAAAGCTGGATTAAATCATCTAGTATATGAAATAGTTGATAATAGTGTAGATGAATATATGAATGGTTTTTGTTCAAAAATAATTGTAAAAATTAATGAAGATGATTCTATAGAGGTAATGGATAACGGTAGAGGTATTCCAGTTGGTCCACATCCTACCGAAAAAAAAGATACATTAGAAGTAGTATTTACAACTCTTCATGCGGGGGGTAAATTTGATAGTGCCACGTATAAAATAAGTGGTGGATTGCATGGAGTAGGCGCTTCTGTTGTTAACGCATTATCAGAATATTTAGAAGTATGGGTTTATAGAAATGGTAAAATTTATTATCAAAAATATTCTAGAGGAAATAGACTTACTGATGTAGAAATATTAGGTGAGACTAATAAAACAGGTACTTATATTAAATTTAAACCAGATTCAGAAATTTTTGAAAATGGCGACATAGAAGTTGAAGGGCAAATCATTGAAAATAGATTAAGAGAATTAGCATTTTTAAACCCAGGCTTAGAAATTGAATTCATAGATGGAAAAAGAAATAAAAAAAATAACTTTAAATATGAAAATGGAATTTCAGAATTTTTAGACTTTTTAGTAAAAAGAAATAAAAAAAATCCTATTCATGATATACCTATTTTTGGTAAAGGGGCTGTAAAAAATCCTCGAAAAGGTTATTCAGATATTATTGTTGAATTTTCAATGATGTATACGAGAAATGATTTCCCGCATATATATAGCTATGTTAACAATATAAGAACTATAGAAGGCGGCGAGCATGAATCTGCTTTTAAATCTACTTTAACTAGAATAATTAACGATTATGCTAAATCTCATGGATTTTTAAAAGAAAAAGAAGAGAATTTCACCGGGGAAGATGTAAGAGAAGGATTAATTGCTATACTTAGTGTTAAACTTCCTGATCCAGTATTCGAAGGACAAACAAAAGCTAAATTAGGTAGTAAAGAAGTAAGAACTGCAGTAAATGATGTTTTATCAGAATATTTAATAAAATATCTTGATTCTCATCCAAAAGATACTAAAATGATTTTTGAAAGAATAAAAGAAGCTGCAAGAGCAAGAATAAATGCCAGAAAGGCAAGAGATAAAGTAAAAAGAAAATCAATATTTGAAAATTCCCCTCTTCCTGGAAAATTGGCTGATTGTACATCAACAAATTTAGATGAAACAGAATTATTTATAGTAGAAGGAAATTCCGCAGGAGGAAATGCTAAATCAGCAAGAGATAGAAATTTTCAAGCAATTTTGCCACTTAGAGGTAAAATTATAAATGTTGAAAAACATGATATTGAAAGACTTTTAAAAAACGAACAAGTATCTAATATAATATCAGCTATTGGAACTGGGATTGGTGATAATTTTAATATAGATAAACTACGATATGGTAAAATAATTATAATGACTGATGCTGATGTTGACGGGGCCCATATTAGAACACTATTATTAGCTCTTTTCTTTAGATTTATGCCAGAATTAATAAAAGCGGGAAGAATTTATGCAGCACAACCACCATTATATAAATTTAAATCTGGAAAATTTGAAAAATATTTATACACAGATGAAGAATTGGAGGCTATGAAAAAAGAGTATCCTAAATATACGTTACAAAGATATAAAGGTTTGGGTGAAATGAATGCTGATCAATTATGGGAAACTACTATGAATCCAGAAAAAAGAAAATTATTAAAAATCAATATTGAAGATTTAGTTGAGACTGAGGAAATTTTAGAAATATTAATGGGGAGCGATCCCTCTGCAAGAAGAGAGTTCATTGAAGAACATGCATTGAAGATTAAGGAGTTAGATATATAA
- a CDS encoding DUF4894 domain-containing protein has translation MSSTQKLLFLITILYIFTLLYSVFTIFITNGDYKKNILLTEQPICVVKFNERYILLNKNTIIFKISDIPIIGYPIVNINDYYKYKNEIAKLSLNELNYISKIDFKNKTLYINPNYIVFFNSWNNVVDFFENIINELKTNEPGKYILLSGGNLISAY, from the coding sequence ATGAGTTCTACTCAAAAATTGTTATTTTTAATTACAATTTTATATATATTTACTCTATTATATTCTGTTTTTACTATTTTTATTACAAATGGAGATTATAAAAAAAATATTTTATTAACAGAACAACCTATCTGTGTGGTAAAATTTAATGAAAGATATATACTTTTAAATAAAAATACCATTATTTTTAAAATATCTGATATACCTATTATTGGTTATCCAATTGTTAATATAAATGATTATTATAAATATAAAAATGAAATTGCAAAATTATCATTAAATGAACTTAATTATATTTCTAAAATAGATTTTAAAAATAAAACTTTATATATTAATCCAAATTATATTGTTTTTTTCAATTCTTGGAATAATGTTGTAGATTTTTTTGAAAATATAATAAATGAATTAAAAACAAACGAACCGGGGAAATATATTCTTCTCTCTGGAGGTAATTTGATAAGTGCTTATTAG
- the ftsZ gene encoding cell division protein FtsZ encodes MPFNLPIDNESKEMFHKRPKYVIKVIGVGGAGNNAIERMVRLGVSDVDLIAANTDVQVLESSSAKFKLQLGKELTRGLGAGGNPEKGEKAAEESIDEIREMIQGTDLLFITAGLGGGTGTGAAPVIARIARELGILTVAVVTIPFHFEGSTKQKIANGGLNKLKPYVDTLIKISNDKLLEENDDIPIRQAFAKADDILYQGITGISDLITKKGLVNTDFADVESVLKRRGSAMLGIGWGKGSNKAEEAAKNALNSKFLENSVQNATAALVNVSGKNPTLKDLKVVTSILHSYSTDEVNLKYGITEVDDMQPDELKVTIVAAGYNKILNEYDGENIYEIPAVYRLFGNNILNEEKIKLEKYLEAQQNDYEE; translated from the coding sequence ATGCCATTTAATTTGCCAATAGATAATGAATCAAAAGAAATGTTTCATAAAAGACCTAAATATGTTATTAAAGTAATAGGAGTTGGTGGTGCCGGAAATAACGCAATTGAAAGAATGGTACGACTTGGAGTTTCAGATGTTGATTTAATAGCTGCTAATACTGATGTTCAAGTTTTAGAATCTAGTAGTGCAAAATTCAAACTACAGTTAGGTAAAGAATTAACAAGAGGATTAGGTGCTGGTGGAAATCCTGAAAAAGGTGAAAAAGCTGCTGAAGAAAGCATTGATGAAATAAGAGAAATGATTCAAGGTACAGATCTTTTATTTATCACTGCAGGTTTAGGCGGAGGAACAGGAACTGGTGCAGCTCCTGTTATTGCAAGAATTGCCAGAGAATTAGGGATATTAACAGTTGCTGTTGTAACAATACCCTTTCACTTTGAAGGTTCAACAAAACAAAAAATTGCTAATGGCGGTTTAAACAAACTAAAACCATATGTCGATACTTTAATTAAAATATCTAATGATAAATTATTAGAAGAAAATGACGATATACCTATTAGACAAGCTTTTGCAAAAGCTGATGATATTTTATATCAAGGTATAACTGGAATTTCAGACTTGATTACAAAAAAAGGACTTGTAAATACCGATTTCGCTGATGTTGAATCAGTACTTAAAAGAAGAGGATCTGCAATGCTAGGTATAGGTTGGGGAAAAGGATCTAATAAAGCTGAAGAAGCTGCTAAAAACGCCTTAAATTCAAAATTTTTAGAAAATTCTGTTCAAAATGCAACAGCTGCTTTAGTAAATGTTTCAGGTAAAAATCCAACTTTAAAAGATTTAAAAGTAGTTACATCAATCCTACATTCATATTCTACCGACGAAGTAAATTTAAAATATGGTATTACCGAAGTTGATGATATGCAACCCGATGAATTAAAAGTAACTATAGTTGCTGCAGGATATAATAAAATATTAAATGAGTATGATGGTGAAAATATTTATGAAATCCCTGCTGTATATAGATTATTTGGTAATAATATACTCAATGAAGAAAAAATTAAATTAGAAAAATATTTAGAGGCTCAACAAAATGATTATGAAGAATAG
- a CDS encoding DciA family protein produces MNIGSKMRDINDIFKEISKKNNILKKVLLLNDLKNIVNNILEKYGLTSVEVVNIDIKTSTLFLYVENNYIKQEILFKKGSLLKDINKNLINDKIKYIKFTGGANK; encoded by the coding sequence ATGAATATTGGGAGTAAAATGAGAGATATCAATGACATTTTTAAAGAAATAAGTAAAAAGAATAATATACTAAAAAAAGTTTTATTATTAAATGATTTAAAGAATATTGTTAATAATATTTTAGAAAAATACGGATTAACCTCAGTGGAGGTGGTTAATATTGATATAAAAACCTCCACACTTTTTTTGTATGTTGAAAATAATTATATTAAACAAGAAATTTTATTTAAAAAAGGTAGTTTGTTAAAAGACATTAATAAAAACTTGATTAATGACAAGATAAAATACATAAAATTTACCGGAGGTGCAAACAAATGA
- a CDS encoding aminotransferase class IV has protein sequence MFYNSREWIEKSEYLNEDFELFNGYSTYETIRTYNKNVFGLRLHYERLKKSAMFLGLEVPEYDKLKDNIEFGINKLNYQNDVRIKILINKYTSKFKSFYAFLEPIYEYEELKESGVVLTISRERKPKNPVIPYYVKTSLNGYSLYLRQKYNAYYDAVVLNEFGYVTEGTKSNIFIVTAGVITTPPLSAGILPGITRKVIIDLIESFNMDFEERNIEVWELLSADEVFLTHTSVGIIPVRRIVPNFTFNAPGITTEMLMNYWKDFIIDNNEYWE, from the coding sequence ATGTTTTATAATTCTAGAGAATGGATTGAAAAAAGCGAATATTTAAATGAAGATTTTGAATTATTTAATGGTTATTCAACATACGAAACAATACGAACATATAATAAAAATGTTTTTGGACTAAGATTGCATTATGAAAGATTAAAAAAATCCGCGATGTTTTTAGGACTTGAAGTTCCAGAATATGATAAATTAAAAGACAATATTGAATTTGGAATAAATAAATTAAATTATCAAAATGATGTCAGAATAAAAATTTTAATAAATAAATATACTTCTAAATTTAAATCATTCTATGCTTTTTTAGAACCGATTTATGAATATGAGGAATTAAAAGAAAGCGGTGTCGTTCTTACAATTTCTAGAGAAAGAAAACCAAAAAATCCTGTTATTCCATATTATGTAAAAACAAGTTTAAATGGTTATAGCTTATATTTAAGACAAAAATATAACGCATACTATGATGCTGTTGTATTAAATGAATTTGGATATGTAACCGAAGGTACTAAATCAAATATTTTTATTGTAACTGCAGGAGTAATAACCACTCCTCCGCTTTCTGCTGGAATACTGCCAGGAATAACGCGAAAAGTTATTATAGATTTAATAGAAAGTTTTAATATGGATTTTGAAGAGAGAAATATAGAAGTTTGGGAATTACTTTCTGCAGATGAAGTTTTTTTAACCCATACTAGTGTTGGTATTATACCTGTTAGAAGAATAGTTCCTAACTTTACTTTTAACGCCCCTGGAATAACTACTGAAATGTTGATGAATTACTGGAAAGATTTTATTATAGATAATAATGAATATTGGGAGTAA
- a CDS encoding CBS domain-containing protein codes for MKVEDIMLKDVTSIVEDVTVERFITLCERHGYSALPIVDKNFHLVGLLSESMVIKASIPGYLSLMQSTSFIPDSQQFIKGLKNILHEPVSKIMDKNPIKVYYDDTALYVADVIIKKSLKIVPVVDHNDRLVGIVRRIKLLSLTAKGILEKP; via the coding sequence ATGAAAGTTGAAGATATTATGTTAAAGGATGTAACTTCTATAGTAGAAGATGTAACTGTTGAAAGATTTATTACATTATGTGAAAGGCATGGTTACTCTGCATTACCCATAGTCGATAAAAATTTTCATTTAGTTGGATTATTAAGTGAATCAATGGTTATTAAAGCTTCTATACCAGGATACTTATCATTAATGCAGTCTACATCCTTTATTCCAGATTCACAACAATTTATAAAGGGATTAAAAAATATTTTACATGAACCAGTATCAAAAATAATGGATAAAAATCCTATAAAAGTATATTATGATGATACAGCATTATATGTAGCTGATGTTATAATAAAAAAAAGTTTAAAAATTGTTCCTGTTGTCGATCATAATGATAGATTAGTGGGTATTGTAAGAAGAATTAAACTATTAAGTCTAACAGCAAAGGGGATATTGGAAAAACCGTGA
- a CDS encoding cell division FtsA domain-containing protein, whose amino-acid sequence MAKKVIYAIDVGNYFIKGIALEGNRGNYTLISKTVERAEGIIKGQIQDVKSLRRKIENVIYSLETDINNKSKEIEIILSYATNELKISRESYTLEFSEPKEITEGDLEKIKSNIQQKYSEQNREVLDIKFVNFEVDDKKVKNPVAFVANFNLNAIINVVWVPENSFAPIRNTIKNLIEGEIPIYDSTLAASYGVTNTSDRNLGVGIIDLGHSKARMLIFKDGIPKFYLDFEVGMEYVLKDIINVLKTSEKEALRLLEEQAVCLQDTKAVKKVDYLSLIGDHYEYTTQNLLNKIVFARTREIINKLNSDLAKLEYENTLEISGGLQAGVVHTGGGARIKNIEKTISDFMGSQTRLGIAANNSNNFIIDNADELYKDPMFAPIIGTLNLYFSGINIPKIYIEDSKISNEENYIEEKHEKKGGFFSKLGRILLGGNEDAI is encoded by the coding sequence ATGGCCAAAAAGGTTATTTATGCAATCGATGTTGGAAATTATTTTATAAAAGGTATTGCATTAGAGGGAAATAGAGGTAATTATACTTTAATTTCAAAAACTGTTGAAAGAGCAGAAGGTATAATAAAGGGACAAATTCAAGATGTGAAATCCTTAAGAAGAAAAATAGAAAATGTTATTTACTCACTAGAAACCGATATAAATAATAAGTCAAAAGAAATAGAAATTATTTTATCATATGCAACAAATGAATTAAAAATTTCAAGAGAAAGCTATACTTTAGAATTTTCTGAACCTAAAGAAATAACTGAAGGAGATTTAGAAAAAATTAAATCTAATATTCAACAAAAATATTCTGAGCAAAATAGAGAAGTATTAGATATTAAATTTGTTAATTTTGAAGTAGACGATAAAAAAGTAAAAAATCCTGTTGCTTTTGTAGCAAATTTTAATCTAAATGCCATTATTAATGTAGTTTGGGTTCCAGAAAACTCTTTTGCTCCAATAAGGAATACTATAAAAAATTTAATAGAAGGAGAAATTCCTATATATGATTCTACATTAGCTGCTTCATATGGAGTTACAAATACTTCTGACAGAAATTTGGGTGTTGGAATAATTGACTTAGGACACTCTAAAGCTAGAATGCTTATTTTCAAAGATGGAATACCAAAATTTTATTTAGATTTTGAAGTTGGAATGGAATATGTTTTAAAAGACATTATTAATGTTTTAAAAACTTCAGAAAAGGAAGCTTTAAGATTATTAGAAGAACAAGCTGTGTGTTTACAAGATACTAAAGCTGTAAAAAAAGTGGATTATTTAAGTTTAATTGGAGATCATTATGAGTACACAACTCAAAATCTACTTAATAAAATAGTTTTTGCTAGAACACGAGAAATCATTAATAAATTAAATAGTGATCTTGCAAAGTTAGAATATGAAAACACCTTGGAAATATCCGGAGGATTGCAAGCTGGTGTTGTTCATACTGGTGGTGGTGCAAGAATTAAAAATATTGAAAAAACTATTTCTGATTTTATGGGTTCTCAAACAAGATTAGGAATTGCTGCGAATAATAGTAATAATTTTATTATCGATAATGCCGACGAATTATATAAAGATCCTATGTTTGCACCTATAATTGGAACTTTAAATTTATACTTTAGTGGTATAAATATTCCTAAAATTTATATTGAAGATTCTAAAATATCTAATGAAGAAAATTATATTGAAGAAAAACATGAAAAAAAAGGTGGCTTCTTTTCAAAGCTAGGGAGAATCCTTTTAGGAGGTAATGAGGATGCCATTTAA
- the murJ gene encoding murein biosynthesis integral membrane protein MurJ, with product MSDIMKFTAIFASATMISRFLGLFRDILFAYYFGRSGEYDAYIIAILLPFFLRRIFAEGAFSTVFIPLYTRKNNKEANIFASTAINLLIIITLGLYFLVFLFSPIFSKILGSGLSEEYLSLSSNLMKISFPFITFISIWSILSGILYNKEKFFISAVSPSLTNVFTILGIIFSSYFQIRIYGPTIGFLLGGFFQLLFVYIYLKRKNIFHYHFILKKEYISEIIGMFIPAFFGVAISHINSIVDTNVASWTGEGGIATIQYALRLYQLPLAIFAVSIANVILPRLSKLSLNDRKDDFISEFKEGILVSLFLTIPASSGMIILSKEIIKLIYQRGNFTWEDTKITAFTLVMYSIGIIFYSIHGILVRNYYSKLNTKTPTIISFVMVAINIVLDIVLAKLIGVAGIALATSISGILGVIILGWDFYTHFNKNDIIIIIKMIFSTIVMIITIYFLKSFYMSNLYTIFLILIGIISYIITSYLLKIKYLNEIMNFIKKRYN from the coding sequence ATGTCTGATATAATGAAATTTACAGCTATATTTGCTTCAGCCACAATGATTAGCAGATTTCTCGGCTTATTTAGAGATATATTATTTGCATATTATTTTGGTAGAAGCGGTGAATATGATGCATACATTATTGCTATATTATTACCATTCTTTTTAAGAAGGATTTTTGCTGAAGGAGCTTTTTCAACAGTTTTTATTCCTTTATATACTAGAAAAAATAATAAAGAAGCGAATATTTTTGCTAGCACTGCTATTAATCTACTTATTATAATAACATTAGGACTATATTTTTTAGTATTTTTATTTTCACCAATATTCTCAAAAATTTTAGGAAGTGGTCTTAGCGAAGAATATTTATCTTTATCTTCAAATTTAATGAAAATATCATTTCCTTTTATTACTTTTATATCTATATGGTCCATATTATCAGGAATATTATATAATAAAGAAAAATTTTTTATTTCCGCAGTTTCTCCTTCTTTAACAAATGTTTTTACCATTTTAGGCATAATTTTTTCCAGCTACTTTCAAATTAGAATTTATGGTCCTACAATAGGCTTTTTACTTGGTGGTTTTTTTCAACTATTATTTGTATATATATATTTAAAAAGAAAAAATATATTTCATTATCATTTTATTTTAAAAAAAGAATATATCTCTGAAATTATTGGAATGTTTATTCCCGCATTTTTTGGCGTTGCTATATCTCATATTAATAGTATAGTTGATACTAATGTTGCATCTTGGACAGGTGAAGGCGGTATAGCAACTATACAATATGCTTTAAGATTATATCAATTACCTTTAGCTATTTTTGCAGTAAGTATAGCTAATGTTATTTTGCCTAGACTATCAAAACTTTCATTAAATGACCGGAAGGATGATTTTATAAGTGAGTTTAAAGAAGGTATATTAGTTTCATTATTTCTAACTATTCCTGCATCTTCAGGAATGATTATATTGAGCAAAGAGATTATTAAATTGATTTATCAACGCGGAAATTTTACATGGGAAGATACTAAAATAACTGCATTTACTCTCGTAATGTATTCAATTGGAATAATATTTTATTCAATACATGGAATATTAGTTAGAAATTATTATTCGAAATTAAATACAAAAACACCTACAATAATTTCTTTTGTAATGGTAGCTATTAATATTGTATTAGATATAGTTCTAGCAAAACTAATAGGAGTTGCAGGAATAGCTTTAGCTACAAGTATATCAGGTATATTGGGAGTAATAATTTTAGGTTGGGATTTTTATACTCATTTCAATAAAAATGATATTATTATTATTATAAAAATGATTTTTTCAACAATTGTAATGATTATAACTATATATTTTTTAAAATCTTTTTATATGTCAAACTTATATACTATTTTTTTAATTTTAATAGGTATTATTTCATATATTATTACATCATATTTATTGAAAATAAAATACCTTAATGAAATTATGAATTTTATAAAAAAAAGATATAATTAA
- a CDS encoding MiaB/RimO family radical SAM methylthiotransferase — protein MKKIDIITYGCKLNQSESAFIGEKLEKLDFEVSFDKNDENSDYILINSCTVTSEAERKIKQYIRKIKRKDINKKVIVVGCTAHTNIEGLKDAGADLILGNFEKKYIEEYIDKNGIYVDKDYWKNNKDKVFIPNKPYNSYSRFFLPIEEGCLEFCTYCRIIFARGNKIRSSSKESIFSKVDNIINSGIKEIVLTGINLTYFGYGTDYDLKKLIFDLDNKYKYKDIRFRISSLYPDFIDKDIINLINNSSVFEKHIHLSLQHVSNNILINMGRKYSEKYLYDLFNMIFYINSIFSISADIIIGFPGESDKDFNKLINFVNTYPFSRIHAFRYSNRPNTKASRMKEQIPGNIKKERMSEFQKYIEKSTNHYLNKLLNKKVEVLVEKNDNNKSYGYDEFYIYHEISQNLEKDNFYDVIINNINKDGVISNVL, from the coding sequence GTGAAAAAGATAGACATTATTACATATGGATGCAAATTAAACCAATCTGAAAGTGCTTTTATAGGCGAAAAATTAGAAAAATTGGATTTTGAAGTTAGTTTTGATAAAAATGATGAAAATAGCGATTATATTTTAATAAATTCTTGTACAGTAACATCAGAAGCAGAACGAAAAATAAAACAATATATTAGAAAAATTAAAAGAAAAGATATTAATAAAAAAGTTATTGTTGTTGGTTGTACTGCTCATACAAATATCGAAGGTTTAAAAGATGCTGGTGCTGATTTAATATTAGGTAATTTTGAAAAAAAATATATAGAAGAATATATAGATAAAAATGGTATCTATGTAGACAAAGATTATTGGAAAAATAATAAAGACAAAGTTTTTATTCCGAATAAACCATATAATTCATACTCTAGGTTTTTCTTACCCATTGAAGAAGGGTGTCTTGAATTTTGTACATATTGCAGGATAATTTTTGCAAGAGGAAATAAAATTAGAAGTTCCTCAAAAGAGAGTATTTTCAGTAAAGTGGATAACATAATAAATTCTGGTATTAAAGAAATTGTCTTAACAGGAATTAACCTTACTTATTTTGGTTATGGAACTGATTACGATTTAAAAAAACTTATTTTTGATTTGGACAATAAATATAAATATAAAGATATTAGATTTAGAATTAGTTCCTTATATCCTGATTTTATTGATAAAGATATTATAAATTTAATTAATAATAGTAGTGTTTTTGAAAAACATATTCACTTATCTCTTCAACATGTTTCTAATAATATATTAATTAATATGGGAAGAAAATATAGTGAAAAATATCTATATGATTTATTTAATATGATTTTTTATATAAATTCGATATTTTCTATTTCTGCTGATATTATAATAGGATTTCCCGGAGAATCCGATAAAGATTTTAATAAATTAATAAATTTTGTAAATACATATCCATTTTCTAGAATACATGCTTTTAGATATTCAAATAGACCAAATACAAAAGCCTCTAGAATGAAGGAACAAATACCAGGTAATATAAAAAAAGAAAGAATGTCAGAATTTCAAAAATATATTGAAAAATCAACAAATCATTATTTAAATAAATTATTAAATAAAAAGGTTGAGGTTTTGGTTGAAAAAAATGATAATAATAAAAGTTATGGATATGATGAATTTTATATTTATCACGAAATTTCTCAAAATTTAGAAAAAGATAATTTCTATGATGTTATTATAAATAATATAAATAAGGATGGAGTGATATCCAATGTTTTATAA
- a CDS encoding 1-phosphofructokinase family hexose kinase yields MDVMTVTLNPSLDREIVINNFKIGEMFRISNSSQALVEPGGKGINVSRMLSKLGVENMALGFLGGFIGRVFLEKLLEDKNITSNFIFVEEETRENTAILDLENHTITQINTIGPKIDAVDLEHFIQRYENSLSIVNNVLISGSVPPGVPDDIYANLFKLAKNKGLITYLEANGKHFNEAIEKSCPDVVRVDLRREKKYFDTDLKTLDDYIYAAEDIIKHGAKLSILSYHVEGDVIATNNGVWIFTVEEKVDRAHLFGTGDAFMTGIIYYILKNDFNAFEAAKFGMTTALAKVHHVEKYIENINEINKYFDYFSIKKVK; encoded by the coding sequence ATGGATGTAATGACTGTAACATTAAATCCGTCTCTTGATAGAGAAATAGTAATAAATAATTTTAAAATCGGAGAAATGTTTAGAATATCTAATTCTTCTCAAGCTTTAGTAGAACCTGGAGGAAAAGGTATAAATGTCTCTAGAATGTTGAGTAAATTAGGTGTTGAAAATATGGCATTGGGCTTTTTAGGTGGTTTTATTGGAAGAGTATTTTTGGAAAAATTGCTCGAAGATAAAAATATTACATCTAATTTTATTTTTGTAGAAGAAGAAACTCGTGAAAATACTGCTATCTTGGATTTAGAAAATCATACAATTACACAAATAAACACAATTGGCCCTAAAATAGATGCTGTTGATTTAGAACATTTTATTCAAAGATATGAAAATTCATTATCTATAGTTAATAATGTTTTGATTTCAGGAAGTGTACCTCCTGGAGTTCCCGATGATATTTATGCAAATTTATTTAAATTAGCCAAAAATAAAGGTTTAATTACATATTTAGAAGCAAACGGAAAGCATTTCAATGAAGCTATTGAAAAATCTTGTCCTGACGTAGTTAGAGTTGATTTGAGAAGAGAAAAAAAATATTTTGATACTGATTTAAAAACACTTGATGATTACATTTATGCAGCTGAGGACATAATTAAACATGGAGCAAAACTTTCTATTTTAAGTTATCATGTTGAAGGTGATGTGATAGCAACTAATAACGGTGTATGGATTTTTACTGTAGAAGAAAAGGTAGATAGAGCACATTTATTTGGAACAGGTGATGCCTTTATGACAGGTATAATCTATTATATTTTAAAAAATGATTTTAATGCTTTTGAAGCAGCTAAATTTGGTATGACTACCGCATTAGCAAAAGTTCATCATGTTGAAAAATATATTGAAAATATTAATGAAATAAACAAATATTTTGATTATTTTAGTATAAAGAAGGTGAAATAA